Proteins from one Peromyscus eremicus chromosome 8a, PerEre_H2_v1, whole genome shotgun sequence genomic window:
- the LOC131916978 gene encoding putative butyrophilin-like protein 10: MARPHRGDATLPSFLVTFIFLQLLPAGNGKSDFCVLGPPDPLLALVGQDQELPCKLSPNISAEGMELRWYRDQPSQAVHVHKDGEDVYEEQMEDYRGRTTFVGNHMVRGEVAVRIRNVTVSDNGTYHCVFKEHTSHSQATLWLKVAGLGSSPRIHVTGTQDKSIRAECTSAGWFPEPKVEWLDLRGQPVPAETHFSASASTGLLAVVSIVTPQDRAVEGLTCSISNPLLPEKKVAETYLPAALFRRPPSTERGPALPLILTALGLVTAAIACAFGRSHKEDKSEEEEADPGTGAEAEPSHASLSLDPETGSPKLMVSEDQKSVKRLLFDQDLSPNSKRFDQDPCILAQERFDTGRHYWEVEVGDRRAWILGVCLESLGREGRIPKSPQHGLWALEFYKKKLQALSYPRTRLSPPQPLWRVGIFLDFEAGEISFHNAADGSQIYVFSGLSFSGPLQPFFCLWTHDPRPLTICSVVREAEEDTESSGGP, from the exons ATGGCAAGGCCACACCGTGGAGATGCTACTCTGCCAAGCTTCTTGGTCACCTTCATTTTCCTGCAGCTCCTGCCTGCTGGAAACG GAAAATCAGACTTCTGTGTCCTTGGACCTCCTGACCCACTTCTGGCCCTAGTTGGGCAAGACCAAGAGTTGCCTTGCAAACTGTCACCCAACATCAGTGCGGAGGGCATGGAGCTGAGGTGGTACAGGGACCAGCCCTCACAGGCTGTGCATGTGCACAAGGATGGGGAGGACGTGTATGAAGAGCAGATGGAGGACTACAGGGGGAGGACCACGTTCGTCGGCAACCACATGGTCAGAGGAGAGGTCGCTGTGAGGATACGCAATGTCACCGTGTCCGATAACGGGACTTATCACTGTGTCTTCAAGGAGCACACATCCCACAGCCAGGCCACCCTGTGGTTGAAGGTGGCAG GGCTAGGCTCATCACCGAGAATCCATGTGACTGGCACCCAGGACAAAAGCATACGGGCAGAGTGCACCTCAGCAGGCTGGTTCCCAGAGCCTAAGGTGGAGTGGctggacctcagaggacagccagTGCCGGCTGAGACTCACTTCTCGGCCTCAGCCAGCACTGGCCTCTTGGCCGTGGTGTCCATTGTGACTCCCCAGGACAGGGCTGTGGAGGGCCTGACTTGCTCCATCTCCAACCCCCTCCTCCCTGAGAAGAAGGTGGCTGAGACTTACCTGCCTG CTGCCCTGTTTAGAAGGCCTCCATCCACGGAGAGGGGACCAGCTCTGCCTCTGATCCTCACGGCGCTGGGGCTTGTCACAGCAGCAATTGCCTGTGCCTTCGGGAGGTCACACAAAGAGGATAAAAGTGAGGAAGAAGAAGCGGATCCAGGAACTGGTGCTgaggctgagccctcccacg cCAGCCTGTCCCTGGACCCTGAAACCGGGAGCCCCAAACTCATGGTGTCTGAAGACCAGAAAAGTGTGAAGCGGTTGTTATTTGACCAGGACTTGTCTCCCAATTCCAAAAGATTTGACCAAGACCCCTGCATCCTGGCCCAAGAGCGGTTTGATACAGGGAGACATTACTGGGAAGTAGAGGTCGGGGACAGGCGGGCCTGGATTCTGGGTGTGTGTCTGGAAAGTTTGGGACGGGAAGGAAGGATCCCTAAGTCACCTCAGCATGGCCTCTGGGCACTTGAGTTTTACAAGAAGAAACTCCAGGCCCTCTCCTACCCCAGGACTCGCCTGTCTCCTCCGCAACCCCTCTGGCGTGTGGGTATCTTCTTAGACTTTGAGGCAGGAGAAATCTCCTTTCACAATGCAGCTGACGGCTCCCAGATCTATGTGTTCTCTGGGCTGTCTTTTTCTGGTCCCTTACAGCCATTCTTCTGCCTCTGGACCCATGACCCCAGGCCCCTAACCATCTGCTCAGTGGTCAGAGAGGCAGAAGAAGACACAGAATCCTCTGGAGGTCCTTGA